Genomic DNA from Roseburia intestinalis L1-82:
TTTTTCCCAATATATCGGTCGGATGATGCTCCCCGGTATTGACATCGATCTTATAGGAGATCTCTGTCACAGTTCCTGTGATCAGTTTGGTTCCGAGTTTGATAAAGTAATCGCCTCCGGCTGACAGGTTATTGTCATCCATCCAGAGAAGCGTTGTCGTAAATTTCTGCGCCGCCGTGATGCCGCTGCCATTTTCCAACACACATCCTCTTGAGACGTCGATCTCTTTGTCTAACTGGATCGTAACCGGCTGTCCGGTCTGTGCGGTATCCGCCTCTTTTCCGGCTACTAAAATGCTCTTTACACTGGCGGTCTCATTGCCCGGCAGTACCGTTAAGGTATCACCCACATGCACCTCTCCGGCCTCGATCTGTCCCTGGAAACCACGGAAAGTATGGTTCGGACGGCACACGCGCTGTACCGGCATATAAAATCCCTGCTCTTTTGCCTTTTCAGTCACATCGACTTCCTCAAGGTAAGTTAAAATCGGTTCGCCGGTGTACCATGGAATGTTATCGGATTTCTTTGTGACGTTATCGCCCTCTGTCGCAGATACCGGAATGATCTTGACGCTCTCCAGTCCAAGTTCGCCGGCAAGCTGTAAAATCTCTGCCTGGATCGCATTAAATTTTTCCTGGTCATAGCCGATCAGATCCATCTTGTTTACCGCAAATACAAAGTAGCGGATTCCCATCAGCGCACAGATCCTTGCATGACGTCTTGTCTGCACCAGCACACCCTGTGTCGCATCCAGAAGAATGATCGCAAGGTCCGCAAAGGAAGCTCCCACTGCCATGTTTCTGGTGTACTCTTCATGACCAGGTGTATCTGCCACGATAAAGCTTCTGCGGTCTGTTGTAAAATAACGGTATGCAACGTCGATCGTGATACCCTGTTCACGCTCTGCCATCAGACCGTCAAGCAGCAGGGAATAATCGATGGCCCCCTCTCTGCTTCCGACTTTACTGTCTAATTCGAGTGCTTTTTCCTGATCTGCATAAAGCAGTTTTGCATCGTATAAAATATGTCCGATCAGTGTGGATTTTCCGTCATCCACACTACCGCAGGTGATAAATTTAAGTAAACCTTTCATCTAGAAATACCCCTCCCTTTTTCTACGTTCCATGCTGCCTGCCGCCTCGTTGTCGATCACGCGGCTGGTACGTTCTGAAGATACGGCTGCAAGTGTCTCGTCAATAATCTCATCCAAAGTCTCCGCATCGGATTCCACACCACCGGTCAGCGGATAACATCCCAATGTACGGAAACGGACTT
This window encodes:
- a CDS encoding sulfate adenylyltransferase subunit 1 → MKGLLKFITCGSVDDGKSTLIGHILYDAKLLYADQEKALELDSKVGSREGAIDYSLLLDGLMAEREQGITIDVAYRYFTTDRRSFIVADTPGHEEYTRNMAVGASFADLAIILLDATQGVLVQTRRHARICALMGIRYFVFAVNKMDLIGYDQEKFNAIQAEILQLAGELGLESVKIIPVSATEGDNVTKKSDNIPWYTGEPILTYLEEVDVTEKAKEQGFYMPVQRVCRPNHTFRGFQGQIEAGEVHVGDTLTVLPGNETASVKSILVAGKEADTAQTGQPVTIQLDKEIDVSRGCVLENGSGITAAQKFTTTLLWMDDNNLSAGGDYFIKLGTKLITGTVTEISYKIDVNTGEHHPTDILGKNEIAVCSIVLDEKIPLDVFKKHKTMGELILIDRVTNMTSACGVVEQFASGNETEEPVFVYGDLKARGDIFEEFYYNMEKSLIAKHKPEQKTYTVGDEIPTKSETYEYPEYFDILILRDQAAVQVRDNKIEAILPLADYRYSGVPVVNGRGFAVNVKSQKDLQAFLDGYGQGETDTEFWNHWLTFGTYRKVIFHENYWEI